A stretch of DNA from Triticum dicoccoides isolate Atlit2015 ecotype Zavitan chromosome 2A, WEW_v2.0, whole genome shotgun sequence:
TCTCACTTTTGAAAATACAATTTGAGCGATATCAAACATTGTGTATCCATTTGATTTATATTTTTAAAAACATTAATTTTTTTATTATGTTAATCTCACTTGAATTACatttgagacgtgcgttgcacgtgcatgcttactagtaccAAGAAAAACAAAAAGGAGGCGATAAAAGAGAGTATTGTGGGGATAGAACGGGGAAAGTAAGGGGATTCATTCTAGGGTTTCTTCATCCCCTCCCAGATGCCTCTCCCAAATCAACCGCGGCCGCCGCCGACGGCGGCGACCGAGCGCATCTGTAAGCCCTCAAGCTGGGATCCGCGGCTCGAGGTTCAACGTCGGGAGAGATCGGAGCTTCTCAACAAGATCATGGACTCGTATGATCATGTCCAGAAGCGACTCGCCATGGCCACGGCATTCAAAGAGGAGATCTTCGTCGGCGCCGGCCTCTCCTTTGGCCTTCTCGACCCGACCACCAACATCATCTACAACACCCTCACCGCCTCCGACCTCTGCGCTGACGAAATCAAGGCTGTTCAGCACCGGGACATTGCCGAGCGCTCCCTGGACGGCCTTGTCGCCTTCCTCGTCTCCTTGTTCCGCTACCTCGCGGACTGGGAGGCCGTGcgctacctgctcctcgccgacgCCGACCTCGTCTACGCGATGCGCCTCATCGTGCATGACCGGTGCCTCTCTTTCTTCAATATCAACTCTGATACCAGCAGGTCCGTTGTCCGCACTGCCCTAATGTGCGCGGCGCGGGCCTCCAAGCACATGGATCCCCACCACCTCGTCCGCACCTGGCTGTCGCCGATTCGCCCTCTGGAAGAAGCTGTGCACGCGATCCAGAATGACATCAATAATTTCACCTCTGTATTCGACCCACGGCACCATGCTCGCAAGCGTCCTCGCATGTCAATGCAACCCC
This window harbors:
- the LOC119351989 gene encoding uncharacterized protein LOC119351989, producing MPLPNQPRPPPTAATERICKPSSWDPRLEVQRRERSELLNKIMDSYDHVQKRLAMATAFKEEIFVGAGLSFGLLDPTTNIIYNTLTASDLCADEIKAVQHRDIAERSLDGLVAFLVSLFRYLADWEAVRYLLLADADLVYAMRLIVHDRCLSFFNINSDTSRSVVRTALMCAARASKHMDPHHLVRTWLSPIRPLEEAVHAIQNDINNFTSVFDPRHHARKRPRMSMQPLDFAWKRAFELPQLPSSVVPYRPYQCMKFALLQRIHAFYLKALALLPVSELRSCYHHSMLKAGHCYGPFDPVANIIINTIWYNSVSPPTKKLKLDMISTNSLLRIEAHSFYGLVSFL